The proteins below come from a single Balaenoptera ricei isolate mBalRic1 chromosome 17, mBalRic1.hap2, whole genome shotgun sequence genomic window:
- the LOC132352093 gene encoding basic salivary proline-rich protein 2-like: MAGQRRCPRLVDGGNSRPRGIRCRASRGHLDSSFVIRKDRPVLASHCPPGKLSQPVTPSPRAPPVSVCGPVEMTGAWRSPDAPPGAAWTSWGLRLGEPSSDTHTSPALHNVPRVLTDTAAATRGSDCRTGRPPQQPFSGDLRSLEAGRGFVSPPSGLKLGPTPSTQQALSNATRGRNRSTFTRQENPLTLVPVDASFLGLPRRVLFAQNSAAPVPQPPRNRSSVWPCRRPPSLQEQLVTAAPSCLQRALPPDLGNPGRKRSKQRLQLPAVLSSFICPPPSHPPIPPTPPPGPPEVPPSTGQQALQAADPKQKTVKDHRPTQPPGSCLTSIYSLRVQPLLGQAQARGTPSGGCLSCVGGPRPPSRLWPPPPASRHRRHCPGTVPYPPQAGLTPAARPAPGTPRFLPRWEGEAEDTVRPQAASSQLGVCQIVLTTEKGEGQGGQTDRKGPPSPDRDDSWARPRAPVLPAWGGRNVRSSRCARARCPRRVSRGPGRGSASGTETPLPLGASGEETEGPMHGRMRRPSHPAPISHPVQWGPRRLFRKDSDQNILTP, encoded by the exons ATGGCGGGGCAGCGCAGATGCCCACGTCTGGTGGACGGCGGCAACTCGAGGCCTCGTGGAATCCGCTGCAGAGCCTCCCGAGGACACCTGGACTCCTCTTTCGTCATTAGGAAGGATCG GCCTGTTCTGGCCTCCCATTGTCCCCCTGGGAAGCTCTCTCAGCCTGTGACTCCCAGCCCCCGGGCTCCACCGGTGTCGGTCTGCGGGCCTGTGGAG ATGACCGGGGCCTGGCGCAGCCCTGATGCTCCCCCAGGAGCCGCCTGGACCAGCTGGGGTCTGCGCTTGGGCGAGCCCAGCTCTGACACTCACACCTCCCCCGCCCTGCA CAACGTGCCCCGCGTCCTCACGGACACGGCGGCCGCGACCCGGGGAAGCGACTGCCGGACAGGGCGGCCGCCCCAGCAGCCCTTCTCGGGAGACCTGCGCTCCCTGGAAGCAGGAAGGGGCTTTGTCTCACCGCCCTCTGGCCTCAAGCTGGGCCCAACGCCCAGCACGCAGCAGGCGCTGAGCAACGCTACGCGTGGACGAAACAGAAGCACGTTTACGCGCCAAGAAAACCCACTGACGCTGGTGCCTGTGGATGCCTCcttcctggggctgcccaggcgGGTCCTGTTTGCCCAAAATTCTGCTGCCCCTGTGCCACAGCCTCCCAGGAACAGAAGCAGCGTGTGGCCCTGCCGCCGACCCCCATCCCTCCAGGAACAGCTGGTGACGGCGGCCCCGAGCTGCCTCCAAAGGGCTCTGCCTCCCGACCTGGGTAATCCTGGCCGAAAAAGGTCCAAGCAGAGGCTGCAACTGCCTGCCGTCCTTTCTTCATTCATCTGCCCTCCACCCAGCCACCCTCCAATCCCCCCTACCCCACCACCCGGCCCACCAGAGGT ACCCCCCAGCACTGGGCAGCAGGCACTGCAGGCAGCGGACCCAAAGCAAAAGACTGTGAAGGACCACCGACCCACCCAGCCCCCTGGCAGCTGCCTGACTTCCATCTACAGCCTGCGGGTCCAGCCCCTGCTCGGCCAGGCTCAGGCAAGGGGCACCCCCAGCGGAGGCTGCCTGTCCTGCGTCGGGGGCCCCAGGCCTCCCAGCAGACTCTGGCCTCCTCCCCCTGCATCCCGGCACCGCAGGCACTGCCCAGGAACCGTCCCTTATCCACCGCAGGCAGGGCTGACGCCTGCTGCCCGTCCGGCTCCGGGGACGCCCCGATTCCTCCCGCGGTGGGAAGGAGAGGCTGAGGACACGGTGCGGCCGCAGGCGGCTTCCTCCCAGCTCGGGGTCTGCCAAATCGTTTTGACCACCGAGAAGGGGGAAGGTCAAGGTGGGCAAACAGACCGGAAGGGGCCGCCGAGTCCCGACAGGGACGACTCCTGGGCTCGTCCCAGGGCACCGGTGCTGCCTGCCTGGGGCGGGAGGAATGTGCGCAGCTCCCGCTGTGCCCGAGCTCGCTGCCCCCGCAGGGTGAGCAGGGGGCCTGGAAGAGGCTCTGCCAGCGGGACGGAGACCCCACTGCCCCTGGGGGCTTCAGGAGAGGAGACAGAGGGGCCGATGCACGGGCGGATGAGGAGGCCTTCCCACCCGGCTCCGATTTCGCACCCGGTCCAGTGGGGCCCCCGAAGACTGTTTAGGAAAGACTCAGACCAGAACATTCTGACCCCTTGA
- the JRK gene encoding jerky protein homolog, which yields MASKPAAGRSPGEKRKRVVLTLKEKMDICRRLEKGESRKALMQEYNVGMSTLYDIRAHKAQLLRFFANSDSDKALAHRRTLHTPKLEHLDRVLYEWFLVKRAEGVPVSGPMLIEKAKDFYEQMQLTEPCVFSGGWLWRFKARHGIKKLDASSEKQAADHQAAEQFCGFFRSLTAEHGLSPEQVYNADETGLFWRSSPSPSPEGGVVPGPKQNKDRLTVLMCANATGSHRIKPLVVGQCGGPKAVQGIQHLPVAYKAQGHAWVDKEIFTDWFHHIFVPAVKEHFRAVALPEDSKAILLLDGSRAHPREAELVSENIFTIFLPASVTSLIQPMDQGIRRDFMRNFVTPRGTLQAFTPRCSVHDAVLDVACAWNAVPGGVFSRAWRKLWPEVTLVEGSSSEEEPERLRTKPPDQTFVHIPGLGGGAPARLGGAATGSPELAEAGERDEAAWEQAAASFDAVVRFAEGQPCFSAQEVGQLRALRSAFGRRQQAQRRRALRAAVKLEAPWEHSGPRGAPPRSPLPGSSTAGEA from the coding sequence ATGGCCTCCAAGCCGGCTGCCGGGAGGAGCCCGGGGGAGAAGCGCAAGAGGGTGGTGCTGACCCTGAAGGAGAAGATGGACATCTGCCGGCGCCTGGAGAAGGGGGAGAGCAGGAAGGCGCTGATGCAGGAGTACAACGTGGGCATGTCCACCCTGTACGACATCAGGGCCCAcaaggcccagctgctccgcttCTTCGCCAACTCCGACTCGGACAAGGCCCTGGCGCACCGGCGCACGCTGCACACGCCCAAGCTCGAGCACCTGGACCGCGTGCTGTACGAGTGGTTCCTGGTGAAGCGCGCCGAGGGCGTGCCCGTCTCGGGCCCCATGCTCATTGAAAAGGCCAAGGACTTCTACGAGCAGATGCAGCTGACCGAGCCCTGCGTGTTTTCTGGCGGCTGGCTCTGGCGTTTTAAGGCCAGACACGGCATCAAGAAGCTGGACGCGTCCAGCGAGAAACAGGCGGCCGACCACCAGGCTGCAGAGCAGTTCTGCGGCTTCTTCCGGAGCTTAACCGCCGAGCACGGCCTGTCCCCCGAGCAGGTGTACAACGCCGATGAGACCGGCCTCTTCTGGCGCAGCTCGCCCAGTCCCAGCCCGGAGGGCGGGGTGGTGCCCGGCCCCAAGCAGAACAAGGACAGGCTGACCGTCCTCATGTGCGCCAACGCCACGGGCTCCCACAGGATCAAGCCCTTGGTGGTCGGGCAATGCGGCGGCCCCAAGGCGGTCCAGGGCATCCAGCACCTGCCTGTCGCGTACAAGGCCCAAGGCCACGCGTGGGTGGACAAGGAGATTTTTACTGACTGGTTCCATCACATCTTTGTGCCCGCGGTGAAGGAGCACTTCCGAGCCGTGGCTCTGCCCGAAGACAGCAAGGCCATCCTCCTGCTGGACGGCTCCCGGGCCCACCCGCGGGAGGCCGAGTTGGTTTCGGAGAACATTTTCACCATCTTCCTGCCCGCCAGCGTCACCTCCCTGATCCAGCCCATGGACCAGGGCATTCGGAGGGATTTCATGAGGAACTTCGTCACCCCTCGCGGCACGCTGCAGGCCTTCACCCCTCGCTGCAGCGTGCACGATGCCGTGCTTGACGTGGCCTGCGCCTGGAACGCGGTGCCGGGCGGCGTCTTCAGCCGGGCCTGGAGGAAGCTGTGGCCCGAGGTCACGCTCGTCGAAGGCTCGTCTTCAGAGGAGGAGCCCGAGCGCCTCAGGACGAAGCCTCCCGACCAGACCTTCGTGCACATCCCCGGGCTCGGGGGAGGCGCCCCGGCCCGCCTAGGGGGCGCGGCCACGGGGAGTCCCGAGCTGGCCGAGGCCGGGGAGCGTGACGAGGCGGCCTGGGAGCAGGCAGCTGCGTCCTTCGACGCTGTGGTGCGCTTTGCGGAGGGCCAGCCCTGCTTCTCGGCACAGGAGGTGGGCCAGCTGCGCGCGCTGCGCTCCGCGTTCGGCAGGCGGCAGCAGGCACAGCGGCGCAGGGCCCTCCGGGCTGCAGTCAAGCTCGAGGCGCCCTGGGAGCACTCTGGGCCTCGCGGCGCCCCGCCTCGCTCCCCTCTGCCCGGCTCGTCCACAGCGGGTGAGGCCTGA